In the Juglans microcarpa x Juglans regia isolate MS1-56 chromosome 6D, Jm3101_v1.0, whole genome shotgun sequence genome, one interval contains:
- the LOC121234208 gene encoding trihelix transcription factor GTL1-like isoform X1 produces the protein MQEGGVSKSQYGVSAEMGSSTPAMAATAAATSVGQPVGMESEQSQLVEAASPISSRPPASAAMNLDELMPLQSGGAGADEDALAAAVGDGGGVGGGNRWPRQETLALLKIRSEMDAVFRDATLKGPLWEDVSRKLAELGYKRNAKKCKEKFENVHKYYKRTKEGRAGRQDGKSYKFFSELEALHSSAASSSVAGKNASASLLVPPATATVTINPVVAPVSTGTDIGGMISSPMPISSNIRLPQVLPGLGMFPPDPSAAVLAPAVVSGSVIAPAAQPIGVSFSSNSSSSSPGSDEDDDDEEESLEVEPSNVGSSRKRKRGSKKAGGSSDTRRMMEFFENLMKQVMHKQEVMQQRFLEAIEKREQDRMIREEAWKRQEMARLAREHELMAQDRAISASRDAAVVAFLQKITGQPIQQPTPASNSPAAPPPAVPPSHVPSPVPAATQPPQPSQQQQQQQQQQQQQQQQALQHSHRHTQVVMAIPEQQVLPQEIISGGGGSFEPASSRWPKVEVLALIKLRSGLESRYQEAGPKGPLWEEISAGMQRMGYKRNAKRCKEKWENINKYYKKVKESNKKRPEDAKTCPYFHELDALYRKKILGSSSSGGSGNSSFLDQNRRQLQQQQPENIELDPSVAPEIAPLPQPQTTLASTESDNKNGSASTDVQAQASSIALPEGLFGETIGGAPKKPEDIVKELMEEREQHHQPQQRLILDEYDKIEDADSDNIDQEEDEDEDEDEDLEEEGKMDYKIEFQRQNAGPPNGGGNGAPSFLAVVQ, from the exons ATGCAAGAAGGAGGAGTATCTAAATCCCAGTACGGAGTGTCAGCCGAGATGGGCAGTAGTACTCCTGCCATGGCTGCTACTGCTGCAGCAACATCAGTAGGTCAGCCGGTGGGTATGGAAAGCGAGCAATCCCAGCTGGTAGAAGCCGCCTCGCCTATTAGCAGCCGGCCTCCTGCCTCTGCAGCTATGAATTTGGATGAGCTGATGCCTCTACAGAGCGGTGGTGCGGGTGCAGATGAGGATGCACTCGCTGCCGCTgtcggagatggaggaggtgTTGGCGGCGGAAATCGGTGGCCTCGTCAAGAGACCTTGGCACTTCTCAAGATTAGGTCGGAGATGGATGCAGTCTTCCGTGATGCCACACTCAAGGGTCCCCTCTGGGAAGATGTTTCTAG GAAGCTGGCGGAGCTGGGATACAAAAGGAATGCAAAGAAATGCAAGGAAAAATTCGAAAACGTCCACAAGTACTACAAGCGAACAAAGGAAGGCCGAGCTGGTCGTCAAGATGGGAAAAGCTACAAGTTTTTCAGCGAGCTTGAGGCTCTCCATAGCTCAGCTGCCAGTAGTAGCGTCGCCGGCAAAAACGCCTCGGCTTCCCTCCTAGTGCCGCCGGCGACAGCTACCGTCACAATTAACCCAGTGGTTGCTCCTGTTTCCACTGGGACCGACATCGGTGGCATGATCAGCAGCCCCATGCCGATCTCATCCAATATCAGACTTCCCCAAGTCCTTCCAGGTCTCGGCATGTTTCCTCCTGATCCTAGTGCGGCAGTGCTTGCACCGGCTGTCGTTTCTGGATCTGTCATAGCACCAGCAGCCCAGCCTATCGGTGTCAGCTTCTCATCTAACAGCTCTTCATCTTCTCCGGGCTCCGATGAAGACGATGATGACGAGGAGGAGAGCCTAGAGGTGGAGCCATCGAACGTAGGAAGCAGCCGCAAGCGTAAACGGGGGTCCAAAAAAGCTGGCGGCAGCAGTGACACCCGCAGAATGATGGAGTTCTTCGAGAATCTAATGAAACAGGTAATGCACAAGCAAGAAGTCATGCAGCAGAGATTTTTGGAGGCAATAGAGAAGAGAGAGCAAGACAGGATGATAAGAGAAGAAGCTTGGAAGAGACAAGAGATGGCTAGGCTGGCCCGCGAGCACGAGCTCATGGCTCAGGACCGGGCCATCTCTGCTTCCAGGGATGCCGCTGTAGTCGCTTTTCTACAAAAGATTACTGGCCAGCCCATCCAACAACCTACACCTGCAAGCAACAGTCCTGCTGCCCCACCACCGGCTGTGCCACCTTCTCATGTCCCCTCGCCAGTGCCGGCGGCGACGCAACCACCACAACCGtcacagcagcagcagcaacaacagcagcagcagcagcaacaacagcaGCAAGCTCTACAACATTCTCATCGACATACCCAAGTAGTGATGGCAATCCCAGAACAACAGGTACTACCACAGGAAATAATTAGTGGGGGAGGAGGGAGCTTTGAACCTGCTTCCTCGAGATGGCCTAAGGTAGAGGTTCTTGCACTTATAAAGTTGAGGAGTGGACTTGAATCGAGGTATCAGGAGGCAGGGCCCAAGGGCCCACTTTGGGAAGAAATTTCTGCAGGGATGCAGCGGATGGGCTACAAGAGGAATGCCAAGAGGTGCAAGGAAAAATGGGAGAACATCAATAAGTACTACAAGAAGGTAAAGGAAAGCAACAAGAAACGTCCCGAAGATGCCAAAACCTGTCCTTATTTTCACGAACTAGATGCTCTTTATCGGAAAAAGATACTTGGCAGCTCTAGCAGTGGTGGCAGCGGCAACAGCAGTTTCCTTGATCAGAACAGGCGGCAGCTGCAGCAGCAACAACCAGAGAACATAGAATTGGATCCAAGCGTTGCCCCAGAAATTGCACCACTGCCACAACCACAAACTACACTTGCCAGTACGGAGTCAGATAACAAAAATGGATCAGCTAGTACAGATGTACAGGCCCAGGCAAGCAGCATTGCTTTGCCAGAAGGCCTCTTTGGAGAAACAATTGGAGGGGCTCCCAAAAAG CCAGAAGACATTGTGAAGGAGTTAATGGAGGAGCGGGAGCAACATCATCAACCACAACAACGACTAATTCTAGATGAATATGATAAAATTGAGGATGCTGATAGCGACAATATTGATCAAGAGGAAGACGAAGATGAAGACGAGGACGAAGACTTGGAAGAGGAGGGGAAAATGGATTATAAGATAGAGTTTCAGAGACAGAATGCAGGGCCCCCTAATGGAGGAGGAAATGGGGCACCCTCCTTTTTGGCCGTGGTTCAATAG
- the LOC121234208 gene encoding trihelix transcription factor GTL1-like isoform X2 — protein MQEGGVSKSQYGVSAEMGSSTPAMAATAAATSVGQPVGMESEQSQLVEAASPISSRPPASAAMNLDELMPLQSGGAGADEDALAAAVGDGGGVGGGNRWPRQETLALLKIRSEMDAVFRDATLKGPLWEDVSRKLAELGYKRNAKKCKEKFENVHKYYKRTKEGRAGRQDGKSYKFFSELEALHSSAASSSVAGKNASASLLVPPATATVTINPVVAPVSTGTDIGGMISSPMPISSNIRLPQVLPGLGMFPPDPSAAVLAPAVVSGSVIAPAAQPIGVSFSSNSSSSSPGSDEDDDDEEESLEVEPSNVGSSRKRKRGSKKAGGSSDTRRMMEFFENLMKQVMHKQEVMQQRFLEAIEKREQDRMIREEAWKRQEMARLAREHELMAQDRAISASRDAAVVAFLQKITGQPIQQPTPASNSPAAPPPAVPPSHVPSPVPAATQPPQPSQQQQQQQQQQQQQQQQALQHSHRHTQVVMAIPEQQVLPQEIISGGGGSFEPASSRWPKVEVLALIKLRSGLESRYQEAGPKGPLWEEISAGMQRMGYKRNAKRCKEKWENINKYYKKVKESNKKRPEDAKTCPYFHELDALYRKKILGSSSSGGSGNSSFLDQNRRQLQQQQPENIELDPSVAPEIAPLPQPQTTLASTESDNKNGSASTDVQAQASSIALPEGLFGETIGGAPKKKTL, from the exons ATGCAAGAAGGAGGAGTATCTAAATCCCAGTACGGAGTGTCAGCCGAGATGGGCAGTAGTACTCCTGCCATGGCTGCTACTGCTGCAGCAACATCAGTAGGTCAGCCGGTGGGTATGGAAAGCGAGCAATCCCAGCTGGTAGAAGCCGCCTCGCCTATTAGCAGCCGGCCTCCTGCCTCTGCAGCTATGAATTTGGATGAGCTGATGCCTCTACAGAGCGGTGGTGCGGGTGCAGATGAGGATGCACTCGCTGCCGCTgtcggagatggaggaggtgTTGGCGGCGGAAATCGGTGGCCTCGTCAAGAGACCTTGGCACTTCTCAAGATTAGGTCGGAGATGGATGCAGTCTTCCGTGATGCCACACTCAAGGGTCCCCTCTGGGAAGATGTTTCTAG GAAGCTGGCGGAGCTGGGATACAAAAGGAATGCAAAGAAATGCAAGGAAAAATTCGAAAACGTCCACAAGTACTACAAGCGAACAAAGGAAGGCCGAGCTGGTCGTCAAGATGGGAAAAGCTACAAGTTTTTCAGCGAGCTTGAGGCTCTCCATAGCTCAGCTGCCAGTAGTAGCGTCGCCGGCAAAAACGCCTCGGCTTCCCTCCTAGTGCCGCCGGCGACAGCTACCGTCACAATTAACCCAGTGGTTGCTCCTGTTTCCACTGGGACCGACATCGGTGGCATGATCAGCAGCCCCATGCCGATCTCATCCAATATCAGACTTCCCCAAGTCCTTCCAGGTCTCGGCATGTTTCCTCCTGATCCTAGTGCGGCAGTGCTTGCACCGGCTGTCGTTTCTGGATCTGTCATAGCACCAGCAGCCCAGCCTATCGGTGTCAGCTTCTCATCTAACAGCTCTTCATCTTCTCCGGGCTCCGATGAAGACGATGATGACGAGGAGGAGAGCCTAGAGGTGGAGCCATCGAACGTAGGAAGCAGCCGCAAGCGTAAACGGGGGTCCAAAAAAGCTGGCGGCAGCAGTGACACCCGCAGAATGATGGAGTTCTTCGAGAATCTAATGAAACAGGTAATGCACAAGCAAGAAGTCATGCAGCAGAGATTTTTGGAGGCAATAGAGAAGAGAGAGCAAGACAGGATGATAAGAGAAGAAGCTTGGAAGAGACAAGAGATGGCTAGGCTGGCCCGCGAGCACGAGCTCATGGCTCAGGACCGGGCCATCTCTGCTTCCAGGGATGCCGCTGTAGTCGCTTTTCTACAAAAGATTACTGGCCAGCCCATCCAACAACCTACACCTGCAAGCAACAGTCCTGCTGCCCCACCACCGGCTGTGCCACCTTCTCATGTCCCCTCGCCAGTGCCGGCGGCGACGCAACCACCACAACCGtcacagcagcagcagcaacaacagcagcagcagcagcaacaacagcaGCAAGCTCTACAACATTCTCATCGACATACCCAAGTAGTGATGGCAATCCCAGAACAACAGGTACTACCACAGGAAATAATTAGTGGGGGAGGAGGGAGCTTTGAACCTGCTTCCTCGAGATGGCCTAAGGTAGAGGTTCTTGCACTTATAAAGTTGAGGAGTGGACTTGAATCGAGGTATCAGGAGGCAGGGCCCAAGGGCCCACTTTGGGAAGAAATTTCTGCAGGGATGCAGCGGATGGGCTACAAGAGGAATGCCAAGAGGTGCAAGGAAAAATGGGAGAACATCAATAAGTACTACAAGAAGGTAAAGGAAAGCAACAAGAAACGTCCCGAAGATGCCAAAACCTGTCCTTATTTTCACGAACTAGATGCTCTTTATCGGAAAAAGATACTTGGCAGCTCTAGCAGTGGTGGCAGCGGCAACAGCAGTTTCCTTGATCAGAACAGGCGGCAGCTGCAGCAGCAACAACCAGAGAACATAGAATTGGATCCAAGCGTTGCCCCAGAAATTGCACCACTGCCACAACCACAAACTACACTTGCCAGTACGGAGTCAGATAACAAAAATGGATCAGCTAGTACAGATGTACAGGCCCAGGCAAGCAGCATTGCTTTGCCAGAAGGCCTCTTTGGAGAAACAATTGGAGGGGCTCCCAAAAAG AAGACATTGTGA